One Phaseolus vulgaris cultivar G19833 chromosome 2, P. vulgaris v2.0, whole genome shotgun sequence DNA window includes the following coding sequences:
- the LOC137809620 gene encoding heparanase-like protein 2 has translation MEIKASICCVLLLLHSLSSAKDVNLEVKGVTHIATTDENFICATIDWWPPNKCDYNQCPWGEAGILNLDLFNDILINAIKAFSPLRIRLGGSLEDQIVYQIGEEEECPVMKKKSDGLFGFGKGCLPRKRWDEVNEFLNKTGVKFTFGLNALNGKENSKEDKVKWVGDWDPTNAISLMEYSISKGYKIDSYELGNELCSGGVSAKINSVQYAKDITQLRSLVNMLYQNTSTRPKVLGPAGFYNKEWFDSFLENVGHGVVDGVTHHIYNLGPGNDKDLINKVQDPYYLSKVAQTFKDVSESVKEFTPRAGAWVGESGGAYNSGGNDVSNTFVNGFWYLDQLGMTATFNHKVYCRQALVGGNYAMLNTTNFIPNPDYYGALLWHRLMGRNVLSVSHEGSPLLRTYAHCSKKGHGITVLLINMSNSTTFRVSLVNDMNLYLDKEGGSPNQMREEYHLTPEDGNIQSQVVLLNGTPLKLTQSLEIPKMKPKLVDPSSTVKVKPDSIVFVNSRSFHAPACS, from the exons ATGGAAATCAAAGCAAGCATATGTTGTGTTCTCCTCTTGTTACATTCCCTGTCTTCAGCTAAAGATGTGAACCTTGAAGTGAAAGGGGTGACACACATCGCTACCACAGATGAAAATTTTATCTGTGCAACTATAGATTGGTGGCCACCAAACAAGTGTGACTACAACCAATGTCCCTGGGGAGAAGCAGGCATTCTGAATCTG GACTTGTTTAACGATATTCTGATAAATGCCATCAAGG CTTTTAGCCCCCTAAGGATCAGATTAGGAGGTTCACTGGAAGACCAGATCGTTTACCAAATTGGAGAAGAAGAGGAATGCCCCgttatgaaaaagaaaagtgatGGTCTCTTTGGTTTCGGCAAAGGATGCCTTCCCAGAAAGAGATGGGATGAAGTTAATGAATTCCTTAACAAAACAGG AGTGAAATTCACTTTTGGGTTGAATGCCctaaatggaaaggaaaattctaaGGAGGACAAGGTGAAGTGGGTAGGAGACTGGGATCCAACAAATGCCATAAGTCTTATGGAGTACTCAATTTCAAAAGGATATAAAATAGATTCATATGAATTAG GAAATGAGTTATGCTCTGGTGGGGTATCTGCCAAAATAAACAGTGTTCAATATGCTAAAGACATCACTCAACTCAGAAGTTTAGTTAATATGCTATACCAAAATACCAGTACAAGGCCAAAGGTGCTAGGCCCTGCAGGTTTCTATAATAAGGAATGGTTTGATAGCTTCTTAGAGAATGTTGGACATGGTGTGGTTGATGGAGTGACCCACCACATTTACAACCTTGGTCCCG GTAATGATAAGGATCTTATTAACAAGGTTCAAGATCCATATTATTTGAGCAAAGTTGCTCAAACATTCAAAGATGTTTCAGAATCAGTCAAGGAATTCACTCCACGGGCAGGAGCATGGGTTGGGGAATCTGGTGGAGCCTATAACAGTGGTGGCAACGATGTGTCAAATACTTTTGTTAATGGCTTCTG GTACTTGGACCAGCTTGGCATGACAGCAACCTTCAACCACAAGGTTTATTGCAGACAAGCACTAGTTGGAGGAAACTATGCTATGCTAAACACCACAAACTTCATTCCTAACCCAGATTATTATGG agcACTTTTGTGGCATCGGCTTATGGGAAGAAATGTGCTTTCAGTCTCTCATGAAGGATCTCCACTTTTGCGTACATATGCTCATTGTTCAAAGAAAGGG CATGGCATCACTGTGCTGCTCATAAACATGTCCAATTCCACAACGTTCAGAGTATCCCTGGTGAATGACATGAACCTGTACCTAGATAAAGAAGGAGGATCACCAAATCAAATGAGGGAAGAGTACCATTTGACTCCCGAAGATGGCAACATTCAAAGTCAGGTGGTGCTGTTGAATGGAACTCCACTAAAGCTCACACAGTCCCTAGAAATTCCAAAGATGAAACCAAAGCTTGTCGATCCATCTTCCACAGTCAAAGTCAAGCCTGATTCGATTGTGTTTGTGAATAGCAGGAGTTTCCATGCACCAGCATGTAGTTAA
- the LOC137810718 gene encoding dolichol-phosphate mannose synthase subunit 3-like — translation MKHIVKILALVVAITMLWIGLLQASVISYSYTWLLPIYFVVSLGCYGLLMVGVGLMNFPTCPQEALLLQKDIVEAKEYLKQQGVYLTLD, via the exons ATGAAGCATATTGTGAAGATTTTGGCATTGGTAGTAGCCATTACAATGTTATGGATTGGCCTTTTACAAGCTTCCGTGATTTCATATAGCTATACTTGGCTG ctacctatatattttgTTGTGTCTTTAGGATGTTACGGTTTATTAATGGTTGGAGTTGGTCTGATGAATTTTCCAACCTGTCCTCAAGAAGCTCTATTGTTGCAGAAG GACATTGTTGAGGCCAAGGAATACTTGAAACAACAAGGAGTTTATCTCACTCTCGACTGA